The following proteins are co-located in the Triticum aestivum cultivar Chinese Spring chromosome 1A, IWGSC CS RefSeq v2.1, whole genome shotgun sequence genome:
- the LOC123185795 gene encoding disease resistance protein Pik-2 codes for MEATALSVGKSVLSGALRYATSALAEEVALQLGVRRDQVFITNELEMMQAFLMSAHDDGDDNRVVKVWVKQVRDVAYDVEDTLQEFAVRLEKQSWWRIRRNLLDRRRVAKQMKELRASVEDVSQRNMRYNLIKGSGSKATMAEQSSITSSALVGINEARCMSRQEKSKLDLFQLINQKENGLRVIAVWGTSVDLGQTCIIRTVYENQDIESKFPCRAWVRVMHPFNLKDFVQCLVEQFHAAIGVDVLLETEKTSQELIEEFNGCVNKKRYLIVLNDLSTIEEWDRIKKCFPNNNMGSRIIVSTAQVEVGSLCAGQGSMASQLRQLSADQNIYAFHEKVSQDETDLIKTESSSNRAITSTDNNSTTSEISEDQSKGADEKTIVKKSFTRLRTTVTALEESHLVGREKEKDEIVKLISDQPTQEFQVITVWGMGGLGKTTLVKDIYQNQELSSMFEKRACITVMHPFNLEGLLRSLIMQLDRESSEKKDVAGLMGSTKNILLLMPLAELSKELARLLEGKRCLIVLDDLSSTAEWNMIIPIFHGMEKTSRIIVTTREKNIADLCSENKENIYMLKNLEYKDAHDLFTKKVFKEITDLDTQYPELVEQTELILRKCGRLPLAIVTIGGFLASQPKTSLEWRKLNDHISAELEMNPELGTIRIVLMRSYDGLPYHLKSCFLYMPIFPEDYKVGRGRLARRWSAEGYTREMRGKTAEEIADTYFMELISRSMILPSQQSLHNAKGIDSCQVHDLIREIGVSKSMEENLVFTLEEGCSSNSQAMVRNLAISSNWNGDKREFESKVDMSRLRSITCFGEWKSFYISRQMRLLRVLDLEDITTTLHDHHLKHIGKLLHLRYISLRGCLGITQLPDLLGDLRQLETLDIRDTNILMLPKTIIKLQKLNYLRAGKTSEDERFSWDMSEDLPHALKNRLCNLLLGMAGCCYILYLDDEQNTMRHRTVCTYFCFSLLPAVVMRLELDGVLVQRGMRKLKTLHTLGVVNIGQRGKLVLQDIKELTQLRKFGVTGVKKENGQELCSAIVGLSRLESLSIRSEGEPGLCDCLDGKFSFPETLQSLKLYGNLVKLPEWVQGLKNLVKLKLRSSRITEHDTTIQLLGNLPHLEFLHMLEKSIEGEEVRLSFQPGMFPSLAVLELSMGLEGRLKSVMFEQGTTMKLEVLKFGTTTYIDSSSVLGLPSLATLKEVVLEGKYGDPELAYLRAEIAENPHRPVVKRV; via the exons ATGGAGGCGACGGCACTGAGTGTTGGAAAGTCCGTGCTGAGTGGAGCGCTTAGATATGCCACATCTGCCCTGGCGGAGGAGGTGGCCCTGCAGCTCGGAGTCCGGCGTGACCAGGTCTTCATCACCAACGAGCTCGAGATGATGCAGGCTTTCCTCATGTCTGCTCATGACGATGGAGATGACAACAGGGTGGTCAAGGTCTGGGTGAAGCAAGTCCGTGACGTGGCCTATGACGTCGAGGACACCCTCCAGGAGTTcgccgtgcgcctcgagaagcagtcTTGGTGGCGTATCCGTCGAAACCTACTCGACCGGCGTCGTGTGGCAAAGCAGATGAAGGAGCTCAGAGCCAGTGTTGAGGATGTCAGCCAGAGAAACATGCGCTACAATCTCATCAAGGGCTCTGGATCCAAGGCCACCATGGCTGAGCAGTCTAGCATTACTTCTTCAGCACTGGTTGGCATTAATGAAGCAAGGTGCATGTCAAGGCAAGAGAAATCCAAACTGGATCTTTTTCAGCTGATCAACCAGAAGGAGAATGGCCTGAGGGTGATCGCAGTGTGGGGAACAAGTGTTGATCTTGGACAAACATGCATAATCAGGACGGTATACGAGAATCAAGATATCGAAAGCAAGTTTCCATGCCGAGCTTGGGTCAGGGTGATGCATCCTTTTAATCTAAAAGACTTCGTTCAGTGTTTGGTCGAGCAGTTTCACGCAGCCATAGGTGTTGATGTTTTGTTGGAGACAGAGAAGACGTCCCAAGAGTTGATCGAGGAATTCAATGGATGTGTGAACAAGAAGCGTTACCTGATTGTGCTTAATGACCTATCCACCATTGAGGAGTGGGATCGGATTAAAAAGTGCTTCCCAAACAACAATATGGGGAGCAGGATCATAGTGTCTACAGCTCAAGTTGAAGTTGGAAGCTTATGTGCAGGGCAAGGAAGCATGGCATCACAGCTCAGGCAACTGTCTGCTGATCAAAATATTTATGCTTTCCATGAGAAG GTTTCTCAAGATGAAACAGATTTAATTAAGACAGAATCAAGCTCAAACCGTGCCATTACCAGTACAGATAACAACTCTACTACGAGTGAAATATCGGAGGACCAGTCAAAGGGTGCAGATGAAAAAACTATAGTAAAAAAGAGCTTCACCCGCCTCAGGACGACGGTGACTGCTTTGGAGGAATCTCACCTTGTTGGGCGAGAGAAAGAAAAGGATGAGATTGTCAAATTAATTTCAGATCAACCTACCCAAGAATTCCAGGTGATCACTGTGTGGGGAATGGGTGGTCTTGGAAAAACCACTCTAGTCAAAGATATCTACCAAAACCAAGAGCTGAGTAGCATGTTTGAGAAGCGTGCTTGCATCACAGTTATGCATCCTTTCAATCTTGAAGGTCTTCTTAGAAGCTTAATTATGCAACTAGATAGAGAATCTTCTGAAAAGAAGGATGTGGCGGGTTTGATGGGCAGCACAAAGAACATATTATTATTGATGCCACTTGCAGAATTGAGCAAGGAACTGGCAAGGCTTTTAGAAGGAAAGaggtgcttgattgttcttgatgatctCTCATCTACCGCAGAATGGAACATGATAATACCAATTTTCCATGGAATGGAAAAAACAAGCCGGATCATAGTCACCACAAGGGAAAAAAATATTGCTGATCTTTGTTCAGAGAACAAAGAAAATATATACATGCTCAAAAATCTAGAATACAAGGATGCACATGACCTCTTCACTAAGAAG GTATTCAAGGAGATTACAGATTTGGATACACAATATCCTGAGCTGGTTGAACAGACAGAACTCATCTTGAGGAAGTGTGGTCGGCTCCCTCTTGCAATAGTCACCATAGGCGGCTTCTTGGCTAGCCAACCAAAAACCTCTTTGGAATGGAGGAAATTGAATGATCATATCAGTGCCGAGTTGGAGATGAATCCAGAGCTTGGGACTATAAGGATTGTACTTATGAGAAGCTATGATGGTTTACCGTATCACCTCAAGTCATGTTTCCTATATATGCCCATCTTTCCTGAAGACTACAAGGTTGGCCGGGGACGTTTGGCACGTCGGTGGAGTGCAGAGGGTTACACAAGGGAGATGCGCGGCAAGACCGCGGAGGAAATAGCGGATACTTACTTCATGGAACTTATAAGTAGGAGTATGATCCTACCATCTCAACAATCCCTTCATAATGCAAAAGGAATTGATTCCTGCCAAGTCCACGATCTTATTcgtgaaattggtgtctcaaagtCAATGGAAGAAAATCTTGTTTTTACACTGGAGGAAGGTTGCAGCTCAAATAGCCAAGCCATGGTGCGCAACCTAGCTATAAGCAGCAACTGGAATGGAGACAAGCGTGAGTTTGAGAGCAAAGTGGACATGTCCCGTCTCCGGTCAATTACATGTTTTGGTGAGTGGAAGTCATTTTACATTTCTCGCCAGATGAGGTTGCTACGAGTGTTGGACCTGGAAGACATAACAACAACTCTACATGATCATCACCTGAAGCATATTGGGAAGCTTCTTCACCTAAGATATATTTCTCTAAGAGGATGTCTTGGTATTACTCAGCTGCCAGATTTATTGGGTGACCTCAGACAGTTGGAGACACTAGACATTAGAGATACCAACATATTGATGTTGCCAAAGACCATCATCAAGCTTCAGAAGCTAAACTATCTTCGTGCTGGGAAGACATCGGAGGATGAGCGGTTCTCCTGGGATATGTCAGAGGATTTGCCACACGCATTGAAGAACCGACTCTGCAATTTACTTTTAGGGATGGCGGGATGTTGTTATATACTGTATCTTGATGATGAACAGAATACCATGCGCCACCGAACTGTATGCACTTACTTTTGCTTTTCCTTGCTCCCTGCTGTTGTGATGCGCCTGGAATTGGATGGTGTGCTAGTGCAAAGAGGAATGAGAAAACTTAAAACCCTGCACACACTGggtgttgtgaacatcggacaacGAGGGAAGCTCGTTCTACAGGACATAAAAGAACTCACGCAGTTGCGCAAGTTTGGAGTGACTGGCGTCAAGAAGGAGAACGGACAAGAGTTGTGCTCAGCAATTGTTGGTCTCAGCCGGTTGGAGTCATTGTCAATCCGGTCAGAGGGGGAGCCAGGTCTATGTGACTGCTTGGATGGAAAATTCTCGTTTCCGGAGACATTGCAGAGCCTCAAGCTGTACGGCAACCTGGTCAAACTGCCGGAATGGGTCCAGGGCCTCAAGAATCTGGTGAAGCTGAAGCTGCGGAGCTCCAGGATAACAGAGCATGATACAACAATACAACTCCTTGGGAATCTACCCCATCTGGAGTTCCTGCATATGTTGGAGAAGTCAATCGAGGGTGAAGAGGTCCGTCTCAGTTTCCAGCCGGGGATGTTCCCGAGCCTGGCGGTGCTGGAGCTGAGCATGGGACTCGAAGGAAGGCTCAAGTCCGTCATGTTTGAACAAGGAACAACCATGAAGCTTGAGGTGCTCAAGTTTGGTACGACTACATACATCGACAGCAGTTCCGTTTTGGGTCTACCATCTCTCGCGACCCTCAAGGAAGTTGTGCTCGAAGGTAAGTATGGTGACCCTGAATTGGCATACCTGAGGGCTGAGATCGCTGAGAATCCACATCGACCCGTTGTGAAGAGGGTCTGA